The following proteins are co-located in the Massilia litorea genome:
- a CDS encoding tetratricopeptide repeat protein has translation MSHFRLARLCLLLAAVGLNTAPALMTSAHAQKGDAPAAAPSNNVRPELYKLLDPAQLQPLIASKNAAELQNRVTQAEAIPNKTPYEAYVVNRAKMVQASLAGNDAGVAAAAEEVLKSGFEPKDSQPKLVLAIADIQYKAKNYPATVEQLKRYEAMGGDMTTARPLLVRAQYLSKDYASAKPQLVQIISEAEKAGKAPSQEDLKLLLSAANETKDTAVYESTVQKLVTYYPSDEMWGEIIRVGVIKKPGFDQNNFMPVLRLYFGTMKTLREEDYVDLAETALRDGFPTEAKNALDAGYAAGVLGKGANAKAHNALRVRADKGAADDAKNIAAGEASATKSKTGAGLVNLGWAYATMGQYDKGIGFIQQGIAKGGLKQPDEAKLRLGAAQAKAGRKDDAIKTFESVKAGGGLSDVARIWVMTLKQPAGAATASTAPAAGK, from the coding sequence ATGTCCCATTTCCGCCTCGCTCGCCTCTGCCTGCTGCTGGCTGCCGTCGGCCTGAACACCGCGCCCGCCCTGATGACGAGCGCCCACGCCCAGAAGGGCGACGCCCCTGCGGCCGCGCCGTCCAACAACGTGCGCCCGGAACTGTACAAGCTGCTCGATCCGGCCCAACTGCAACCGCTGATCGCATCCAAGAACGCTGCCGAACTGCAGAACCGCGTCACCCAGGCCGAAGCGATCCCGAACAAGACGCCGTACGAAGCCTATGTTGTGAACCGTGCCAAGATGGTGCAGGCCTCCCTCGCCGGCAACGATGCGGGTGTGGCGGCCGCGGCCGAGGAAGTCCTGAAGTCGGGCTTCGAGCCGAAGGATTCGCAGCCGAAGCTGGTGCTGGCCATCGCCGACATCCAGTACAAGGCCAAGAACTACCCTGCCACCGTCGAACAGCTCAAGCGCTATGAAGCGATGGGCGGCGACATGACGACGGCCCGTCCGCTGCTGGTGCGTGCGCAGTACCTGAGCAAGGACTACGCCAGCGCCAAGCCGCAGCTGGTGCAGATCATCAGCGAGGCCGAAAAGGCGGGCAAGGCGCCGTCGCAGGAAGACCTCAAGCTCCTGCTGAGCGCCGCGAACGAGACCAAGGACACCGCCGTCTACGAGAGCACCGTCCAGAAGCTGGTGACCTACTACCCGAGCGATGAAATGTGGGGCGAAATCATCCGCGTGGGCGTGATCAAGAAGCCTGGCTTCGACCAGAACAACTTCATGCCGGTGCTGCGCCTGTACTTCGGCACCATGAAGACGCTGCGCGAGGAAGACTATGTCGACCTGGCCGAAACCGCCCTGCGCGACGGCTTCCCGACCGAAGCGAAGAACGCGCTGGACGCCGGCTACGCCGCGGGTGTGCTGGGCAAGGGTGCCAACGCCAAGGCGCACAACGCGCTGCGCGTGCGCGCCGACAAGGGCGCCGCCGACGACGCGAAGAACATCGCCGCCGGCGAAGCCTCGGCAACGAAGTCGAAGACCGGCGCCGGCCTGGTCAACCTCGGCTGGGCCTACGCGACGATGGGCCAGTACGACAAGGGCATCGGCTTCATCCAGCAAGGTATCGCCAAGGGTGGCCTGAAGCAGCCCGACGAAGCCAAGCTGCGCCTGGGTGCGGCGCAGGCCAAGGCCGGCCGCAAGGACGACGCCATCAAGACCTTCGAAAGCGTCAAGGCGGGCGGCGGCCTGTCGGACGTGGCCCGCATCTGGGTCATGACGCTCAAGCAGCCGGCCGGCGCGGCGACTGCGTCGACGGCACCTGCCGCAGGCAAGTAA
- a CDS encoding flavodoxin family protein, translating to MTTVRKGQAPARLERDEFRRKFFDGFFDPAYETVAHELAKVEEVAWQAYQDKRKAPRTLKAGAGFADPDYDLSIEWKAARDRLLAAEIHQKKPDTPSRILLINASARNDGSCPGEMSKSWRLTKIARDALAACGMEADLLDLSRLTSDYDRHIHPCKGCASTAMPLCHWPCSCYPNHAERQTGDWMNEIYERWVAAHGVIILTPVYWYQTPSTLKLMIDRLVCADGGNPDPSSTHGKDAMKAKEMELAGWDYPKHLAGRAFGVVVHGDVAGIEGTRRSLTDWLNWMGLVDAGSFGTLDRFIGYYESYAESHEVLDRDTDVQEEVRNVARAVALTVQDLRSGRVVPQSAKLKAPRPK from the coding sequence ATGACGACGGTTCGCAAGGGACAGGCGCCCGCTCGGCTCGAGCGCGACGAATTCCGCCGCAAATTCTTCGACGGCTTTTTCGATCCGGCCTATGAGACGGTCGCGCACGAACTGGCGAAGGTCGAGGAAGTGGCCTGGCAGGCCTACCAGGACAAGCGCAAGGCGCCGCGTACGCTCAAGGCCGGCGCCGGCTTCGCCGATCCGGACTACGACCTGTCGATCGAATGGAAGGCCGCGCGCGACCGCCTGCTGGCCGCCGAGATCCACCAGAAGAAGCCCGACACCCCGAGCCGCATCCTCCTGATCAACGCCTCGGCGCGCAACGACGGCAGCTGTCCCGGCGAGATGTCGAAGTCCTGGCGCCTCACGAAAATCGCGCGCGACGCGCTGGCCGCATGCGGGATGGAGGCCGACCTGCTCGACCTGTCACGCCTGACCTCCGACTACGACCGCCACATCCATCCCTGCAAGGGCTGCGCCTCGACCGCCATGCCGCTCTGCCACTGGCCCTGCAGCTGCTACCCGAACCACGCCGAGCGCCAGACCGGCGACTGGATGAACGAGATCTACGAACGCTGGGTCGCCGCCCACGGCGTCATCATCCTGACGCCGGTCTACTGGTACCAGACGCCGTCCACGCTGAAACTCATGATCGACCGCCTGGTGTGCGCCGACGGCGGCAACCCGGACCCGAGTTCCACCCACGGCAAGGATGCGATGAAAGCCAAGGAAATGGAGCTGGCGGGCTGGGACTATCCGAAGCACCTGGCCGGCCGTGCCTTCGGCGTCGTCGTGCACGGCGACGTCGCCGGCATCGAAGGCACGCGCCGTTCGCTGACGGACTGGCTGAACTGGATGGGTTTGGTCGACGCGGGCAGCTTCGGCACGCTCGACCGCTTCATCGGCTATTACGAATCGTATGCCGAGAGCCATGAGGTGCTCGACCGCGACACGGACGTGCAGGAAGAAGTGCGCAACGTGGCGCGCGCGGTGGCGCTGACGGTGCAGGATTTACGTTCGGGACGCGTGGTGCCGCAGTCGGCGAAACTGAAGGCACCGCGTCCCAAGTAA
- a CDS encoding SDR family oxidoreductase, giving the protein MKGKKEQGQVQAGISFAGKVVLVTGAASGIGRAVALAFGRAGASVVVADIAIDGGHSTAAMIVENGGKALFVAANVTRAQEVAALVEKTVHHYGRLDCAVNSAGLSEEGTILAELDEEVYDRIMDVNVKGVWLSMKYQLRQMTSQGSGAIVNLSSALGLVGAPAQGVYAASKHALAGLTKSAALEHAKEGIRINALCPGAVRTPMLARAIGREPAMEKKLRAAHPMGRFAEPAEIANAVLWLCSEQASFVTGHELSVDGGFTAI; this is encoded by the coding sequence ATGAAGGGCAAGAAAGAGCAGGGGCAAGTGCAGGCGGGGATCTCGTTTGCCGGCAAGGTCGTGCTGGTGACGGGCGCCGCCAGCGGCATCGGCCGGGCGGTGGCCCTGGCCTTCGGGCGTGCCGGCGCATCGGTGGTCGTGGCCGATATCGCCATTGACGGCGGCCATTCGACGGCGGCGATGATCGTCGAGAACGGCGGCAAGGCGCTGTTCGTTGCGGCCAACGTGACGCGCGCGCAGGAGGTCGCGGCCCTGGTCGAAAAGACCGTGCACCACTACGGGCGCCTCGACTGCGCGGTCAACAGCGCGGGCCTGTCCGAAGAAGGGACGATCCTGGCCGAGCTTGATGAAGAGGTCTACGACCGCATCATGGACGTCAACGTCAAGGGCGTCTGGCTGTCGATGAAATACCAGCTGCGCCAGATGACGAGCCAGGGCAGCGGCGCGATCGTCAACCTGTCCTCGGCTTTGGGACTGGTCGGGGCGCCGGCCCAGGGCGTCTACGCCGCCAGCAAGCACGCGCTGGCCGGACTCACCAAGAGCGCCGCGCTCGAGCACGCGAAAGAGGGCATCCGCATCAACGCGCTGTGCCCCGGCGCCGTGCGCACGCCGATGCTGGCGCGCGCCATCGGGCGCGAACCGGCCATGGAAAAGAAGCTGCGTGCCGCGCATCCGATGGGACGCTTTGCCGAGCCGGCGGAGATCGCGAACGCGGTGCTGTGGCTGTGTTCCGAGCAGGCCTCGTTCGTGACCGGGCACGAGTTGTCGGTGGATGGCGGGTTCACGGCAATCTGA